The proteins below come from a single Phocoena sinus isolate mPhoSin1 chromosome 2, mPhoSin1.pri, whole genome shotgun sequence genomic window:
- the ABCD4 gene encoding ATP-binding cassette sub-family D member 4 isoform X1, with protein sequence MAVRGPAPRAGARTLLLLLLFFRPRLDLQFFQRFLQIQKVLFPSWSSQNALMFLTLLCVALLEQLVIYRVGLIPSQYFGVLGNKDLNGFKTLTFLAVVLIVLNSMLKSFDQFTCNLLYVSWRKDLTEHLHRLYFRGRMYYTLNVLRDDIDNPDQRISQDVERFCRQLSSVASKLIVSPFTLIYYTYQCFQSTGWLGPVSIFGYFILGTVVNKMLMGPIVAKLVQQEKLEGDFRFKHMQIRVHAEPAAFFRAGHVEHMRTDRRLQRLLQTQRELMSKELWLYIGVNMFDYLGSILSYVVISIPIFSGVYRDLSPTELSTLVSKNAFVCMYVISCFTRLIDLSTTLSDVAGYTHRIGELQETLLDMTLKSRDGEILDESEWDLARAPGWPATERTDTAFLLERVCISAPSSNKPLIKDLSLKISEGQSLLITGNTGTGKTSLLRVLGGLWASTWGSVQMLMDFGPHGVLFLPQKPFFTDGTLREQVIYPLKEIYPDSGSADDERIMRFLELAGLSSLVARTEGLDQQVDWNWYDVLSPGEMQRLSFARLFYLQPKYAVLDEATSALTEEVESELYRIGQQLGMTFVSVGHRRSLEKFHSLVLKLCGEGRWELTRIKVE encoded by the exons ATGGCGGTCCGGGGGCCCGCGCCCCGGGCTGGCGCCCG GACTCTGcttctcctgcttctcttcttcAGGCCCAGGTTAGATCTGCAATTTTTCCAGCGGTTCCTGCAGATACAGAAGGTTTTGTTTCCCTCTTGGTCATCACAGAATGCCTTGATGTTCCTGACCCTTTTGTGTGTGGCCCTACTGG aACAACTGGTGATCTACCGGGTTGGCTTGATTCCCAGTCAGTACTTTGGGGTCCTAGGAAACAAAGATTTAAATGGGTTTAAGACCCTGACGTTCCTGGCTGTTGTGCTCATCGTCCTCAACTCCATG CTGAAGAGCTTTGACCAGTTCACCTGCAACCTGCTGTATGTGAGCTGGAGGAAGGACCTCACCGAGCATCTCCACCGCCTCTACTTCCGGGGCCGCATGTACTACACCCTCAACGTGCTGCGGGATGACATCGATAACCC GGACCAGCGCATCAGCCAGGACGTGGAGCGGTTCTGCCGGCAGCTCAGCAGCGTGGCCAGCAAGCTGATTGTCTCCCCCTTCACCCTCATCTACTACACCTATCAGTGCTTCCAGAG CACCGGCTGGCTCGGGCCTGTGAGCATCTTTGGGTATTTCATTCTGGGAACCGTGGTGAACAAGATGTTGATGGGTCCCATTGTGGCAAAACTGGTGCAGCAGGAGAAGCTGGAGGGGGATTTCAG GTTCAAGCACATGCAGATCCGGGTGCATGCTGAGCCTGCTGCTTTTTTCAG AGCTGGGCACGTGGAGCACATGAGGACAGACCGCAGGCTGCAGAGACTCCTTCAGACCCAGAGGGAGCTGATGTCCAAGGAGCTCTGGCTGTACA TCGGCGTCAACATGTTTGACTATCTGGGCAGCATCCTGAGTTACGTCGTGATCTCAATCCCCATTTTCAGCGGCGTCTACAGAGACCTGAGCCCCACAGAGCTCAGCACCCTGGTCAGCAAG AACGCCTTTGTATGCATGTACGTCATCAGCTGCTTCACCCGGCTCATCGATCTCTCCACCACGCTCTCCGATGTGGCAGGCTACACACACAG GATCGGGGAACTTCAGGAGACCCTGCTGGACATGACCCTGAAGTCACGGGATGGGGAGATCCTGGACGAGAGCGAGTGGGACTTGGCCAG GGCCCCGGGATGGCCAGCAACAGAGCGAACAGATACAGCTTTTCTCCTTGAGCGGGTCTGCATCTCCGCCCCCTCCTCTAACAAACCCTTAATCAAGGATCTGAGCCTGAAGATCTCTGAGGGGCAGAGCTTGCTTATCACAGGCAACACGGGCACCGGCAAGACCTCCTTGCTCCGGGTTCTGGGTGGCCTCTGGGCGAGCACATGGG GCTCAGTGCAGATGCTCATGGACTTTGGACCCCACGGGGTGCTGTTCCTGCCACAAAAGCCATTTTTCACTGACGGGACCCTTCGGGAGCAG GTGATATATCCCCTGAAGGAGATCTACCCGGACTCAG GTTCTGCTGATGATGAGAGGATCATGAGGTTCCTGGAGTTGGCAGGCCTG TCCAGCTTGGTGGCAAGGACAGAGGGTCTGGACCAGCAGGTCGATTGGAACTG GTATGATGTTCTATCCCCAGGAGAGATGCAGAGGCTCTCCTTTGCCCGGCTCTTCTACCTGCAGCCGAAGTATGCAG TGCTTGATGAAGCCACCAGTGCCCTGACTGAGGAGGTGGAGAGCGAGCTCTACCGCATCGGCCAGCAGCTGGGCATGACGTTCGTCAGCGTGGGCCATCGGCGCAGCCTTGAGAAG TTTCACTCCTTGGTTCTGAAACTCTGTGGAGAAGGAAGGTGGGAGCTGACCAGAATCAAAGTGGAATGA
- the ABCD4 gene encoding ATP-binding cassette sub-family D member 4 isoform X7, whose product MLSLLLFSVGVNMFDYLGSILSYVVISIPIFSGVYRDLSPTELSTLVSKNAFVCMYVISCFTRLIDLSTTLSDVAGYTHRIGELQETLLDMTLKSRDGEILDESEWDLARAPGWPATERTDTAFLLERVCISAPSSNKPLIKDLSLKISEGQSLLITGNTGTGKTSLLRVLGGLWASTWGSVQMLMDFGPHGVLFLPQKPFFTDGTLREQVIYPLKEIYPDSGSADDERIMRFLELAGLSSLVARTEGLDQQVDWNWYDVLSPGEMQRLSFARLFYLQPKYAVLDEATSALTEEVESELYRIGQQLGMTFVSVGHRRSLEKFHSLVLKLCGEGRWELTRIKVE is encoded by the exons ATGCTGAGCCTGCTGCTTTTTTCAG TCGGCGTCAACATGTTTGACTATCTGGGCAGCATCCTGAGTTACGTCGTGATCTCAATCCCCATTTTCAGCGGCGTCTACAGAGACCTGAGCCCCACAGAGCTCAGCACCCTGGTCAGCAAG AACGCCTTTGTATGCATGTACGTCATCAGCTGCTTCACCCGGCTCATCGATCTCTCCACCACGCTCTCCGATGTGGCAGGCTACACACACAG GATCGGGGAACTTCAGGAGACCCTGCTGGACATGACCCTGAAGTCACGGGATGGGGAGATCCTGGACGAGAGCGAGTGGGACTTGGCCAG GGCCCCGGGATGGCCAGCAACAGAGCGAACAGATACAGCTTTTCTCCTTGAGCGGGTCTGCATCTCCGCCCCCTCCTCTAACAAACCCTTAATCAAGGATCTGAGCCTGAAGATCTCTGAGGGGCAGAGCTTGCTTATCACAGGCAACACGGGCACCGGCAAGACCTCCTTGCTCCGGGTTCTGGGTGGCCTCTGGGCGAGCACATGGG GCTCAGTGCAGATGCTCATGGACTTTGGACCCCACGGGGTGCTGTTCCTGCCACAAAAGCCATTTTTCACTGACGGGACCCTTCGGGAGCAG GTGATATATCCCCTGAAGGAGATCTACCCGGACTCAG GTTCTGCTGATGATGAGAGGATCATGAGGTTCCTGGAGTTGGCAGGCCTG TCCAGCTTGGTGGCAAGGACAGAGGGTCTGGACCAGCAGGTCGATTGGAACTG GTATGATGTTCTATCCCCAGGAGAGATGCAGAGGCTCTCCTTTGCCCGGCTCTTCTACCTGCAGCCGAAGTATGCAG TGCTTGATGAAGCCACCAGTGCCCTGACTGAGGAGGTGGAGAGCGAGCTCTACCGCATCGGCCAGCAGCTGGGCATGACGTTCGTCAGCGTGGGCCATCGGCGCAGCCTTGAGAAG TTTCACTCCTTGGTTCTGAAACTCTGTGGAGAAGGAAGGTGGGAGCTGACCAGAATCAAAGTGGAATGA
- the ABCD4 gene encoding ATP-binding cassette sub-family D member 4 isoform X6: MYYTLNVLRDDIDNPDQRISQDVERFCRQLSSVASKLIVSPFTLIYYTYQCFQSTGWLGPVSIFGYFILGTVVNKMLMGPIVAKLVQQEKLEGDFRFKHMQIRVHAEPAAFFRAGHVEHMRTDRRLQRLLQTQRELMSKELWLYIGVNMFDYLGSILSYVVISIPIFSGVYRDLSPTELSTLVSKNAFVCMYVISCFTRLIDLSTTLSDVAGYTHRIGELQETLLDMTLKSRDGEILDESEWDLARAPGWPATERTDTAFLLERVCISAPSSNKPLIKDLSLKISEGQSLLITGNTGTGKTSLLRVLGGLWASTWGSVQMLMDFGPHGVLFLPQKPFFTDGTLREQVIYPLKEIYPDSGSADDERIMRFLELAGLSSLVARTEGLDQQVDWNWYDVLSPGEMQRLSFARLFYLQPKYAVLDEATSALTEEVESELYRIGQQLGMTFVSVGHRRSLEKFHSLVLKLCGEGRWELTRIKVE, translated from the exons ATGTACTACACCCTCAACGTGCTGCGGGATGACATCGATAACCC GGACCAGCGCATCAGCCAGGACGTGGAGCGGTTCTGCCGGCAGCTCAGCAGCGTGGCCAGCAAGCTGATTGTCTCCCCCTTCACCCTCATCTACTACACCTATCAGTGCTTCCAGAG CACCGGCTGGCTCGGGCCTGTGAGCATCTTTGGGTATTTCATTCTGGGAACCGTGGTGAACAAGATGTTGATGGGTCCCATTGTGGCAAAACTGGTGCAGCAGGAGAAGCTGGAGGGGGATTTCAG GTTCAAGCACATGCAGATCCGGGTGCATGCTGAGCCTGCTGCTTTTTTCAG AGCTGGGCACGTGGAGCACATGAGGACAGACCGCAGGCTGCAGAGACTCCTTCAGACCCAGAGGGAGCTGATGTCCAAGGAGCTCTGGCTGTACA TCGGCGTCAACATGTTTGACTATCTGGGCAGCATCCTGAGTTACGTCGTGATCTCAATCCCCATTTTCAGCGGCGTCTACAGAGACCTGAGCCCCACAGAGCTCAGCACCCTGGTCAGCAAG AACGCCTTTGTATGCATGTACGTCATCAGCTGCTTCACCCGGCTCATCGATCTCTCCACCACGCTCTCCGATGTGGCAGGCTACACACACAG GATCGGGGAACTTCAGGAGACCCTGCTGGACATGACCCTGAAGTCACGGGATGGGGAGATCCTGGACGAGAGCGAGTGGGACTTGGCCAG GGCCCCGGGATGGCCAGCAACAGAGCGAACAGATACAGCTTTTCTCCTTGAGCGGGTCTGCATCTCCGCCCCCTCCTCTAACAAACCCTTAATCAAGGATCTGAGCCTGAAGATCTCTGAGGGGCAGAGCTTGCTTATCACAGGCAACACGGGCACCGGCAAGACCTCCTTGCTCCGGGTTCTGGGTGGCCTCTGGGCGAGCACATGGG GCTCAGTGCAGATGCTCATGGACTTTGGACCCCACGGGGTGCTGTTCCTGCCACAAAAGCCATTTTTCACTGACGGGACCCTTCGGGAGCAG GTGATATATCCCCTGAAGGAGATCTACCCGGACTCAG GTTCTGCTGATGATGAGAGGATCATGAGGTTCCTGGAGTTGGCAGGCCTG TCCAGCTTGGTGGCAAGGACAGAGGGTCTGGACCAGCAGGTCGATTGGAACTG GTATGATGTTCTATCCCCAGGAGAGATGCAGAGGCTCTCCTTTGCCCGGCTCTTCTACCTGCAGCCGAAGTATGCAG TGCTTGATGAAGCCACCAGTGCCCTGACTGAGGAGGTGGAGAGCGAGCTCTACCGCATCGGCCAGCAGCTGGGCATGACGTTCGTCAGCGTGGGCCATCGGCGCAGCCTTGAGAAG TTTCACTCCTTGGTTCTGAAACTCTGTGGAGAAGGAAGGTGGGAGCTGACCAGAATCAAAGTGGAATGA
- the ABCD4 gene encoding ATP-binding cassette sub-family D member 4 isoform X2, with product MAVRGPAPRAGARPRLDLQFFQRFLQIQKVLFPSWSSQNALMFLTLLCVALLEQLVIYRVGLIPSQYFGVLGNKDLNGFKTLTFLAVVLIVLNSMLKSFDQFTCNLLYVSWRKDLTEHLHRLYFRGRMYYTLNVLRDDIDNPDQRISQDVERFCRQLSSVASKLIVSPFTLIYYTYQCFQSTGWLGPVSIFGYFILGTVVNKMLMGPIVAKLVQQEKLEGDFRFKHMQIRVHAEPAAFFRAGHVEHMRTDRRLQRLLQTQRELMSKELWLYIGVNMFDYLGSILSYVVISIPIFSGVYRDLSPTELSTLVSKNAFVCMYVISCFTRLIDLSTTLSDVAGYTHRIGELQETLLDMTLKSRDGEILDESEWDLARAPGWPATERTDTAFLLERVCISAPSSNKPLIKDLSLKISEGQSLLITGNTGTGKTSLLRVLGGLWASTWGSVQMLMDFGPHGVLFLPQKPFFTDGTLREQVIYPLKEIYPDSGSADDERIMRFLELAGLSSLVARTEGLDQQVDWNWYDVLSPGEMQRLSFARLFYLQPKYAVLDEATSALTEEVESELYRIGQQLGMTFVSVGHRRSLEKFHSLVLKLCGEGRWELTRIKVE from the exons ATGGCGGTCCGGGGGCCCGCGCCCCGGGCTGGCGCCCG GCCCAGGTTAGATCTGCAATTTTTCCAGCGGTTCCTGCAGATACAGAAGGTTTTGTTTCCCTCTTGGTCATCACAGAATGCCTTGATGTTCCTGACCCTTTTGTGTGTGGCCCTACTGG aACAACTGGTGATCTACCGGGTTGGCTTGATTCCCAGTCAGTACTTTGGGGTCCTAGGAAACAAAGATTTAAATGGGTTTAAGACCCTGACGTTCCTGGCTGTTGTGCTCATCGTCCTCAACTCCATG CTGAAGAGCTTTGACCAGTTCACCTGCAACCTGCTGTATGTGAGCTGGAGGAAGGACCTCACCGAGCATCTCCACCGCCTCTACTTCCGGGGCCGCATGTACTACACCCTCAACGTGCTGCGGGATGACATCGATAACCC GGACCAGCGCATCAGCCAGGACGTGGAGCGGTTCTGCCGGCAGCTCAGCAGCGTGGCCAGCAAGCTGATTGTCTCCCCCTTCACCCTCATCTACTACACCTATCAGTGCTTCCAGAG CACCGGCTGGCTCGGGCCTGTGAGCATCTTTGGGTATTTCATTCTGGGAACCGTGGTGAACAAGATGTTGATGGGTCCCATTGTGGCAAAACTGGTGCAGCAGGAGAAGCTGGAGGGGGATTTCAG GTTCAAGCACATGCAGATCCGGGTGCATGCTGAGCCTGCTGCTTTTTTCAG AGCTGGGCACGTGGAGCACATGAGGACAGACCGCAGGCTGCAGAGACTCCTTCAGACCCAGAGGGAGCTGATGTCCAAGGAGCTCTGGCTGTACA TCGGCGTCAACATGTTTGACTATCTGGGCAGCATCCTGAGTTACGTCGTGATCTCAATCCCCATTTTCAGCGGCGTCTACAGAGACCTGAGCCCCACAGAGCTCAGCACCCTGGTCAGCAAG AACGCCTTTGTATGCATGTACGTCATCAGCTGCTTCACCCGGCTCATCGATCTCTCCACCACGCTCTCCGATGTGGCAGGCTACACACACAG GATCGGGGAACTTCAGGAGACCCTGCTGGACATGACCCTGAAGTCACGGGATGGGGAGATCCTGGACGAGAGCGAGTGGGACTTGGCCAG GGCCCCGGGATGGCCAGCAACAGAGCGAACAGATACAGCTTTTCTCCTTGAGCGGGTCTGCATCTCCGCCCCCTCCTCTAACAAACCCTTAATCAAGGATCTGAGCCTGAAGATCTCTGAGGGGCAGAGCTTGCTTATCACAGGCAACACGGGCACCGGCAAGACCTCCTTGCTCCGGGTTCTGGGTGGCCTCTGGGCGAGCACATGGG GCTCAGTGCAGATGCTCATGGACTTTGGACCCCACGGGGTGCTGTTCCTGCCACAAAAGCCATTTTTCACTGACGGGACCCTTCGGGAGCAG GTGATATATCCCCTGAAGGAGATCTACCCGGACTCAG GTTCTGCTGATGATGAGAGGATCATGAGGTTCCTGGAGTTGGCAGGCCTG TCCAGCTTGGTGGCAAGGACAGAGGGTCTGGACCAGCAGGTCGATTGGAACTG GTATGATGTTCTATCCCCAGGAGAGATGCAGAGGCTCTCCTTTGCCCGGCTCTTCTACCTGCAGCCGAAGTATGCAG TGCTTGATGAAGCCACCAGTGCCCTGACTGAGGAGGTGGAGAGCGAGCTCTACCGCATCGGCCAGCAGCTGGGCATGACGTTCGTCAGCGTGGGCCATCGGCGCAGCCTTGAGAAG TTTCACTCCTTGGTTCTGAAACTCTGTGGAGAAGGAAGGTGGGAGCTGACCAGAATCAAAGTGGAATGA
- the ABCD4 gene encoding ATP-binding cassette sub-family D member 4 isoform X4: protein MAVRGPAPRAGARTLLLLLLFFRPRLDLQFFQRFLQIQKVLFPSWSSQNALMFLTLLCVALLEQLVIYRVGLIPSQYFGVLGNKDLNGFKTLTFLAVVLIVLNSMLKSFDQFTCNLLYVSWRKDLTEHLHRLYFRGRMYYTLNVLRDDIDNPDQRISQDVERFCRQLSSVASKLIVSPFTLIYYTYQCFQSTGWLGPVSIFGYFILGTVVNKMLMGPIVAKLVQQEKLEGDFRFKHMQIRVHAEPAAFFRAGHVEHMRTDRRLQRLLQTQRELMSKELWLYIGVNMFDYLGSILSYVVISIPIFSGVYRDLSPTELSTLVSKNAFVCMYVISCFTRLIDLSTTLSDVAGYTHRIGELQETLLDMTLKSRDGEILDESEWDLARAPGWPATERTDTAFLLERVIYPLKEIYPDSGSADDERIMRFLELAGLSSLVARTEGLDQQVDWNWYDVLSPGEMQRLSFARLFYLQPKYAVLDEATSALTEEVESELYRIGQQLGMTFVSVGHRRSLEKFHSLVLKLCGEGRWELTRIKVE from the exons ATGGCGGTCCGGGGGCCCGCGCCCCGGGCTGGCGCCCG GACTCTGcttctcctgcttctcttcttcAGGCCCAGGTTAGATCTGCAATTTTTCCAGCGGTTCCTGCAGATACAGAAGGTTTTGTTTCCCTCTTGGTCATCACAGAATGCCTTGATGTTCCTGACCCTTTTGTGTGTGGCCCTACTGG aACAACTGGTGATCTACCGGGTTGGCTTGATTCCCAGTCAGTACTTTGGGGTCCTAGGAAACAAAGATTTAAATGGGTTTAAGACCCTGACGTTCCTGGCTGTTGTGCTCATCGTCCTCAACTCCATG CTGAAGAGCTTTGACCAGTTCACCTGCAACCTGCTGTATGTGAGCTGGAGGAAGGACCTCACCGAGCATCTCCACCGCCTCTACTTCCGGGGCCGCATGTACTACACCCTCAACGTGCTGCGGGATGACATCGATAACCC GGACCAGCGCATCAGCCAGGACGTGGAGCGGTTCTGCCGGCAGCTCAGCAGCGTGGCCAGCAAGCTGATTGTCTCCCCCTTCACCCTCATCTACTACACCTATCAGTGCTTCCAGAG CACCGGCTGGCTCGGGCCTGTGAGCATCTTTGGGTATTTCATTCTGGGAACCGTGGTGAACAAGATGTTGATGGGTCCCATTGTGGCAAAACTGGTGCAGCAGGAGAAGCTGGAGGGGGATTTCAG GTTCAAGCACATGCAGATCCGGGTGCATGCTGAGCCTGCTGCTTTTTTCAG AGCTGGGCACGTGGAGCACATGAGGACAGACCGCAGGCTGCAGAGACTCCTTCAGACCCAGAGGGAGCTGATGTCCAAGGAGCTCTGGCTGTACA TCGGCGTCAACATGTTTGACTATCTGGGCAGCATCCTGAGTTACGTCGTGATCTCAATCCCCATTTTCAGCGGCGTCTACAGAGACCTGAGCCCCACAGAGCTCAGCACCCTGGTCAGCAAG AACGCCTTTGTATGCATGTACGTCATCAGCTGCTTCACCCGGCTCATCGATCTCTCCACCACGCTCTCCGATGTGGCAGGCTACACACACAG GATCGGGGAACTTCAGGAGACCCTGCTGGACATGACCCTGAAGTCACGGGATGGGGAGATCCTGGACGAGAGCGAGTGGGACTTGGCCAG GGCCCCGGGATGGCCAGCAACAGAGCGAACAGATACAGCTTTTCTCCTTGAGCGG GTGATATATCCCCTGAAGGAGATCTACCCGGACTCAG GTTCTGCTGATGATGAGAGGATCATGAGGTTCCTGGAGTTGGCAGGCCTG TCCAGCTTGGTGGCAAGGACAGAGGGTCTGGACCAGCAGGTCGATTGGAACTG GTATGATGTTCTATCCCCAGGAGAGATGCAGAGGCTCTCCTTTGCCCGGCTCTTCTACCTGCAGCCGAAGTATGCAG TGCTTGATGAAGCCACCAGTGCCCTGACTGAGGAGGTGGAGAGCGAGCTCTACCGCATCGGCCAGCAGCTGGGCATGACGTTCGTCAGCGTGGGCCATCGGCGCAGCCTTGAGAAG TTTCACTCCTTGGTTCTGAAACTCTGTGGAGAAGGAAGGTGGGAGCTGACCAGAATCAAAGTGGAATGA
- the ABCD4 gene encoding ATP-binding cassette sub-family D member 4 isoform X3: protein MAVRGPAPRAGARTLLLLLLFFRPRLDLQFFQRFLQIQKVLFPSWSSQNALMFLTLLCVALLEQLVIYRVGLIPSQYFGVLGNKDLNGFKTLTFLAVVLIVLNSMLKSFDQFTCNLLYVSWRKDLTEHLHRLYFRGRMYYTLNVLRDDIDNPDQRISQDVERFCRQLSSVASKLIVSPFTLIYYTYQCFQSTGWLGPVSIFGYFILGTVVNKMLMGPIVAKLVQQEKLEGDFRFKHMQIRVHAEPAAFFRAGHVEHMRTDRRLQRLLQTQRELMSKELWLYIGVNMFDYLGSILSYVVISIPIFSGVYRDLSPTELSTLVSKNAFVCMYVISCFTRLIDLSTTLSDVAGYTHRIGELQETLLDMTLKSRDGEILDESEWDLARAPGWPATERTDTAFLLERVCISAPSSNKPLIKDLSLKISEGQSLLITGNTGTGKTSLLRVLGGLWASTWGSVQMLMDFGPHGVLFLPQKPFFTDGTLREQVIYPLKEIYPDSGELSFLRMQPPIPPSLLCLSVASPVPFGRGPSQAAGFRFC, encoded by the exons ATGGCGGTCCGGGGGCCCGCGCCCCGGGCTGGCGCCCG GACTCTGcttctcctgcttctcttcttcAGGCCCAGGTTAGATCTGCAATTTTTCCAGCGGTTCCTGCAGATACAGAAGGTTTTGTTTCCCTCTTGGTCATCACAGAATGCCTTGATGTTCCTGACCCTTTTGTGTGTGGCCCTACTGG aACAACTGGTGATCTACCGGGTTGGCTTGATTCCCAGTCAGTACTTTGGGGTCCTAGGAAACAAAGATTTAAATGGGTTTAAGACCCTGACGTTCCTGGCTGTTGTGCTCATCGTCCTCAACTCCATG CTGAAGAGCTTTGACCAGTTCACCTGCAACCTGCTGTATGTGAGCTGGAGGAAGGACCTCACCGAGCATCTCCACCGCCTCTACTTCCGGGGCCGCATGTACTACACCCTCAACGTGCTGCGGGATGACATCGATAACCC GGACCAGCGCATCAGCCAGGACGTGGAGCGGTTCTGCCGGCAGCTCAGCAGCGTGGCCAGCAAGCTGATTGTCTCCCCCTTCACCCTCATCTACTACACCTATCAGTGCTTCCAGAG CACCGGCTGGCTCGGGCCTGTGAGCATCTTTGGGTATTTCATTCTGGGAACCGTGGTGAACAAGATGTTGATGGGTCCCATTGTGGCAAAACTGGTGCAGCAGGAGAAGCTGGAGGGGGATTTCAG GTTCAAGCACATGCAGATCCGGGTGCATGCTGAGCCTGCTGCTTTTTTCAG AGCTGGGCACGTGGAGCACATGAGGACAGACCGCAGGCTGCAGAGACTCCTTCAGACCCAGAGGGAGCTGATGTCCAAGGAGCTCTGGCTGTACA TCGGCGTCAACATGTTTGACTATCTGGGCAGCATCCTGAGTTACGTCGTGATCTCAATCCCCATTTTCAGCGGCGTCTACAGAGACCTGAGCCCCACAGAGCTCAGCACCCTGGTCAGCAAG AACGCCTTTGTATGCATGTACGTCATCAGCTGCTTCACCCGGCTCATCGATCTCTCCACCACGCTCTCCGATGTGGCAGGCTACACACACAG GATCGGGGAACTTCAGGAGACCCTGCTGGACATGACCCTGAAGTCACGGGATGGGGAGATCCTGGACGAGAGCGAGTGGGACTTGGCCAG GGCCCCGGGATGGCCAGCAACAGAGCGAACAGATACAGCTTTTCTCCTTGAGCGGGTCTGCATCTCCGCCCCCTCCTCTAACAAACCCTTAATCAAGGATCTGAGCCTGAAGATCTCTGAGGGGCAGAGCTTGCTTATCACAGGCAACACGGGCACCGGCAAGACCTCCTTGCTCCGGGTTCTGGGTGGCCTCTGGGCGAGCACATGGG GCTCAGTGCAGATGCTCATGGACTTTGGACCCCACGGGGTGCTGTTCCTGCCACAAAAGCCATTTTTCACTGACGGGACCCTTCGGGAGCAG GTGATATATCCCCTGAAGGAGATCTACCCGGACTCAGGTGAGCTGAGCTTCTTGAGGATGCAACCTCCCATCCCACCATctcttctctgtctgtctgtggCCTCACCTGTACCTTTTGGAAGAGGCCCCAGCCAGGCTGCTGGTTTCAG GTTCTGCTGA